From Desulfuromonas soudanensis, the proteins below share one genomic window:
- the rbr gene encoding rubrerythrin, producing the protein MTLKSTRTEKNILTAFCGESQARNRYTYFAAQARKEGYVQMADIFEETANQEREHAKRLYKLLEGGEVEVTATFPAGVIGTTAENLREGAAGERYEHTEMYPGFARIAAEEGFDSIAAIFTAIAVAEKQHEKRYLDLLANIDNNRVFTRAEPVVWRCRNCGYIHEGNSASTNCPACAHPQAHFELLGENY; encoded by the coding sequence ATGACCCTGAAAAGCACCCGCACCGAAAAAAACATCCTCACCGCCTTCTGCGGCGAGAGCCAGGCCCGCAATCGCTACACCTACTTTGCCGCCCAGGCGCGCAAGGAGGGTTATGTGCAGATGGCCGACATTTTCGAAGAGACGGCCAACCAGGAGCGCGAGCATGCCAAGCGCCTCTACAAGCTCCTCGAAGGAGGGGAGGTCGAAGTCACCGCCACCTTCCCTGCCGGGGTGATCGGCACCACCGCCGAAAACCTCAGGGAAGGGGCCGCCGGGGAGCGCTACGAGCACACGGAGATGTATCCCGGCTTCGCCCGCATCGCCGCCGAAGAGGGGTTCGACTCCATCGCCGCCATCTTCACCGCCATCGCCGTCGCCGAAAAGCAGCACGAAAAGCGCTATCTCGATCTCCTGGCCAACATCGACAACAACCGCGTCTTCACCCGCGCCGAACCGGTCGTCTGGCGCTGCCGCAACTGCGGCTACATTCATGAGGGGAACTCCGCCTCGACCAACTGTCCGGCCTGCGCCCACCCCCAGGCCCACTTCGAACTCCTCGGCGAAAACTACTGA
- a CDS encoding site-specific integrase — MTDWYEKSMRALQLAGKGERTQQAYTRSVRKLVEFFDKSPELISETELQDYFLHRRIVDEWSPNTMRICHAGIRFFFAHVLERDWRTFDYLGAQKEFRLPTVLSREEVRRVLSCVYTFHNRAYLSTAYACGLRLQEALYLEISDIDSDRMMLHVHRGKGSRDRFVPLPSKVLPMLRSYWKTHRHPRLLFPALGRNGKNAAKAQYPMAISSVQGAMKNAVREAGIHKKNVRIHTLRHSYATHLLEEGVNLRVIQRYLGHASIETTMIYLHLTQKGNEDASQLINALMEDLR, encoded by the coding sequence ATGACCGACTGGTACGAAAAATCAATGCGCGCTCTGCAACTGGCCGGCAAGGGGGAACGCACCCAGCAGGCCTACACCCGGTCCGTGCGCAAGCTGGTGGAGTTCTTCGACAAGTCCCCGGAGCTGATCTCGGAGACGGAGCTGCAGGATTACTTTCTGCACCGCCGTATCGTCGACGAGTGGTCGCCGAACACCATGCGGATCTGCCATGCCGGAATCCGCTTTTTCTTCGCCCATGTGCTGGAGCGCGACTGGCGGACCTTCGACTACCTGGGCGCCCAGAAGGAGTTCCGGCTGCCGACGGTCTTAAGTCGGGAGGAGGTGCGCCGGGTGCTGTCCTGCGTCTACACCTTCCACAACCGCGCCTACCTCTCCACCGCCTATGCCTGCGGTCTGCGTCTGCAGGAGGCGCTGTACCTGGAGATTTCGGATATCGACAGCGACCGAATGATGCTCCACGTCCATCGCGGAAAGGGGTCCAGGGACCGCTTCGTGCCGCTGCCATCGAAAGTGCTGCCGATGCTGCGTTCTTACTGGAAGACTCACCGGCATCCGCGCCTGCTCTTTCCGGCGTTGGGGCGCAATGGCAAGAACGCGGCAAAGGCTCAGTACCCCATGGCGATCAGCAGCGTTCAGGGGGCCATGAAAAACGCCGTGCGGGAGGCGGGCATCCACAAAAAGAACGTGAGGATTCACACCCTGCGTCACTCCTACGCCACCCACCTCCTCGAAGAGGGGGTGAACCTGCGGGTCATCCAGCGCTATCTGGGCCACGCTTCCATCGAGACGACCATGATCTATCTGCACCTGACCCAGAAAGGGAATGAGGATGCCTCTCAGCTGATCAACGCCCTGATGGAGGATCTGCGATGA
- a CDS encoding Mu transposase domain-containing protein, with product MEISAVPPYRLETVVTRVVPPDVLVNFSGNRYSVPWRYVGETVEVQVRGSEVLLLFRGEPIACHSKLAGSGQRCIDPAHLQGLFRNPCERPAPHPPRFDPQWPGDDVMIRDLAIYDQVAGL from the coding sequence GTGGAAATCAGCGCCGTGCCACCCTACCGCCTGGAGACGGTCGTCACCCGAGTGGTTCCTCCCGATGTTCTGGTGAACTTCAGCGGCAACCGCTACTCGGTTCCCTGGAGGTATGTCGGCGAAACCGTTGAAGTCCAGGTGCGCGGCAGCGAGGTGCTGCTTCTCTTCCGGGGGGAGCCGATTGCTTGTCATTCCAAGCTCGCAGGCTCCGGACAACGGTGTATCGACCCGGCACACTTGCAAGGCCTGTTTCGCAACCCCTGCGAGCGCCCGGCTCCCCATCCGCCGCGTTTTGATCCGCAGTGGCCCGGTGACGACGTGATGATCCGGGACTTGGCAATCTATGACCAAGTTGCCGGGCTTTAG
- a CDS encoding cytochrome C oxidase subunit IV family protein, whose amino-acid sequence MSEQRQTHIIGYGTLVLVWVLLLLLTGTTIAVSRVDLGALHVWAALGIACLKAALVIGIFMHMRYEGRLLRLSLLTALVTLAIFIGLTFFDVLYR is encoded by the coding sequence ATGAGCGAGCAACGGCAAACGCACATCATCGGCTACGGCACCCTGGTCCTTGTCTGGGTGCTCCTCCTTCTTCTCACCGGAACCACCATCGCCGTCTCCCGGGTCGACCTCGGGGCGCTCCACGTCTGGGCGGCGCTGGGGATCGCCTGTCTCAAGGCGGCGCTGGTCATCGGCATCTTCATGCACATGCGCTACGAGGGACGGCTTCTGCGCCTCAGTCTCCTCACCGCCCTGGTGACCCTGGCCATCTTCATCGGCCTGACCTTTTTCGATGTCCTTTACCGCTGA
- a CDS encoding phosphatase PAP2 family protein, with amino-acid sequence MKIFMTRYLLVTLIVAALSLHAAPALALDNDILAADVLTAVIPLTGIAVAYFTDDTLGQKQWLRNTVVNQVFISALRLGFNETYLGERPNGHSYGFPSGHEAFVMSGAAFLGERYGWKWGTPAYMAAAYVAYVRVDENKHHWRDVIASGILGYGIAMLTVTPENATYLAPVIGPDFIGMRWERSF; translated from the coding sequence ATGAAAATTTTCATGACCCGCTACCTGCTCGTCACCCTGATCGTCGCGGCTCTCAGTCTGCACGCGGCCCCGGCCTTGGCCCTGGACAATGACATCCTGGCGGCGGACGTCCTGACGGCCGTCATTCCCCTCACCGGCATTGCCGTCGCCTATTTCACCGACGACACCCTGGGGCAGAAACAGTGGCTGCGCAACACCGTCGTCAACCAGGTCTTTATCTCGGCTCTGCGCCTCGGCTTCAACGAGACCTACCTGGGGGAGCGGCCCAATGGCCACAGCTACGGATTCCCCTCCGGCCACGAGGCCTTCGTCATGTCCGGCGCCGCCTTCCTCGGCGAGCGCTACGGCTGGAAGTGGGGGACCCCGGCCTACATGGCGGCCGCCTACGTCGCCTACGTTCGCGTGGACGAAAACAAGCATCACTGGCGCGACGTCATTGCCAGCGGCATTCTGGGATATGGCATCGCCATGCTCACCGTCACGCCGGAAAACGCGACCTACCTGGCCCCGGTGATCGGACCCGATTTCATCGGCATGCGCTGGGAGCGTTCCTTTTAA
- a CDS encoding desulfoferrodoxin has product MAKQLEIYKCDVCGNIVEVLHSGAAPLVCCGKNMTLQSENTVDAAKEKHVPVIEKGKGTITVTVGSVPHPMEEKHYIEWIEILADGKAYRQFLTPGAKPEAVFNLSADQVVAREYCNLHGQWKAEG; this is encoded by the coding sequence ATGGCCAAACAGCTGGAAATCTACAAGTGCGACGTCTGCGGCAACATCGTCGAAGTGCTCCACAGCGGCGCCGCCCCCCTCGTCTGCTGCGGCAAGAACATGACCCTCCAGAGCGAAAACACCGTCGACGCCGCCAAGGAGAAACACGTCCCGGTCATCGAGAAGGGGAAGGGGACCATCACCGTCACGGTCGGGTCCGTCCCCCACCCCATGGAAGAGAAGCACTACATCGAGTGGATCGAGATCCTCGCCGACGGCAAGGCCTACCGGCAGTTCCTCACCCCCGGCGCCAAGCCCGAGGCGGTCTTCAACCTCAGTGCCGACCAGGTCGTCGCCCGCGAGTACTGCAACCTCCACGGCCAGTGGAAGGCCGAAGGGTGA
- the coxB gene encoding cytochrome c oxidase subunit II has product MISSVTTTTEAVDPVFLFIFGIALVMLLGITAVMIFFTVKYNRKRHPHPTSERRYNIPLEIAWTVIPSLLVLAMFYYGWAGYLALRNVPEGAMEVSVTGRMWSWTFTYDNGRTSDRLYVPAGQPVRVEIHSEDVLHSFYIPAFRIKRDAVPGMSNYVWFVAPAPGSYDIFCAEYCGVGHSSMITTVEALTPHEFEEWLRQESAAEEEGEGEALLTSYGCLGCHSLDGSAKVGPTLQGIFGRSVTVVAGGKERTLVADAAYLRRAILEPAAEVVKGFPPVMPSYAGRISEHELEELLEYFETRP; this is encoded by the coding sequence GTGATCTCTTCTGTGACCACCACAACCGAAGCCGTCGATCCGGTCTTCCTCTTCATCTTCGGCATCGCCCTGGTCATGCTCCTCGGCATCACCGCCGTCATGATCTTCTTCACGGTGAAGTACAACCGCAAGCGCCACCCCCATCCGACCTCCGAGCGGCGCTACAACATCCCCCTTGAGATCGCCTGGACGGTGATTCCGTCGCTCCTGGTGCTGGCGATGTTCTACTACGGGTGGGCCGGCTACCTCGCCCTGCGCAACGTCCCCGAGGGGGCGATGGAGGTCTCCGTCACCGGGCGCATGTGGTCCTGGACCTTCACCTACGACAACGGCCGCACCAGCGACCGTCTCTATGTCCCCGCCGGCCAGCCGGTGCGGGTGGAGATCCATTCGGAGGACGTCCTCCACTCCTTCTACATCCCGGCCTTCCGGATCAAGCGCGACGCCGTGCCGGGGATGAGCAACTACGTCTGGTTTGTCGCCCCGGCTCCCGGCTCCTACGACATCTTCTGCGCCGAGTACTGCGGCGTCGGCCACTCGAGCATGATCACCACCGTCGAGGCCCTGACCCCCCACGAATTCGAGGAATGGCTCCGGCAGGAGAGCGCCGCCGAGGAGGAAGGGGAGGGGGAGGCGCTGCTGACGTCCTACGGCTGCCTCGGCTGCCACTCCCTGGACGGCTCGGCCAAGGTCGGCCCGACCCTGCAGGGGATCTTCGGCCGCTCTGTCACCGTCGTCGCCGGCGGCAAGGAGCGCACCCTGGTCGCCGACGCCGCCTACCTGCGGCGGGCGATTCTCGAGCCGGCCGCCGAGGTGGTCAAGGGATTCCCGCCGGTGATGCCCTCCTACGCCGGGAGGATCTCCGAGCACGAACTCGAGGAGCTCCTCGAATATTTCGAGACGCGACCCTGA
- a CDS encoding DUF3943 domain-containing protein: MNPTRVRKTNYRTVVGTLLVLALLIPGAALAEDPALETREQKKAPTAFADEKPKPVLHWGEGDGKSYFVPAVDILGFVFLLNQFDRYYFDSGDFDSDYSSFKENLTGGWVYDSDPFAINQFGHPYAGSMYFGFARSAGLGYWTSLGYSAGGSLLWELAGETTTPSINDEFTTGYGGSILGEPLFRMASLLLESGQGKPGIWRELGAAALSPATGFNRAAYGKRFDGVFRSNNPAVFTRLQLGVNLNATVHSNVNRNPNGAETAVPQSYEKGEAIADFTIGYGLPGKPGYTYSRPFDYFDFQFTAASSNIFENIMSRGLLYGTDYTAGDNYRGVWGLYGTYDYIAPQVFRISTSALALGTTAQWWLAEKVALQGTALAGVGYGSAGTIDGIGERDYHNGITPNALVASRLIFADRASLDLEVRDYYVSGLASAESEGSENILRGVATLTVRVYNLHGLTVRYTVSRRDAQYESLPDTTQTVAAVSLGYTFLGQTRFGAVDWRPRSEGGP; the protein is encoded by the coding sequence ATGAACCCAACGCGGGTTAGAAAGACGAATTACCGCACCGTCGTTGGTACGCTTCTGGTGCTGGCCCTGCTGATTCCGGGGGCGGCCCTGGCTGAGGACCCGGCGCTCGAAACCCGAGAGCAAAAGAAGGCGCCGACGGCCTTTGCCGATGAAAAGCCGAAGCCGGTGCTGCATTGGGGGGAAGGGGACGGCAAGAGCTACTTCGTGCCGGCGGTGGATATTCTCGGCTTCGTTTTCCTGCTCAATCAGTTCGACCGGTATTACTTCGACAGCGGAGATTTCGATTCGGACTATTCATCCTTCAAGGAGAACCTGACCGGGGGGTGGGTGTATGACAGCGACCCCTTTGCCATCAACCAGTTCGGGCATCCCTACGCGGGGTCGATGTACTTCGGCTTTGCCCGCTCGGCGGGCCTCGGCTACTGGACCTCCCTCGGCTACAGCGCCGGCGGCAGCCTCCTCTGGGAGCTGGCCGGCGAGACGACGACTCCGTCCATTAACGATGAATTCACCACCGGTTACGGCGGCTCGATCCTCGGCGAGCCGTTGTTCCGCATGGCCAGCCTTCTCCTTGAAAGCGGCCAGGGGAAGCCGGGAATCTGGCGCGAACTCGGCGCAGCCGCCCTCTCGCCGGCCACCGGTTTCAACCGCGCCGCCTACGGCAAGCGCTTCGACGGCGTCTTTCGCAGCAACAACCCGGCAGTCTTCACCCGGCTGCAGCTCGGCGTAAACCTGAACGCGACCGTCCATTCGAACGTGAACAGGAATCCGAACGGGGCCGAAACAGCGGTTCCCCAGAGCTACGAGAAAGGGGAGGCGATCGCCGACTTCACCATCGGCTACGGGCTGCCGGGGAAGCCCGGCTACACCTATTCCCGCCCCTTCGACTATTTCGATTTTCAGTTCACCGCCGCCAGCAGCAACATCTTCGAGAACATCATGAGCCGCGGCCTCCTCTACGGAACAGACTACACAGCCGGCGACAACTACCGCGGGGTGTGGGGCCTTTACGGCACCTACGACTACATTGCGCCGCAGGTTTTCCGCATCTCCACCTCGGCGCTGGCCCTCGGGACGACCGCCCAATGGTGGCTTGCGGAAAAAGTGGCGTTGCAGGGGACGGCCCTCGCGGGAGTCGGCTACGGTTCGGCCGGCACCATCGACGGAATCGGCGAGCGCGACTACCACAACGGCATCACCCCGAACGCCCTGGTGGCCTCCCGCCTCATCTTCGCCGATCGCGCCTCCCTCGACCTGGAAGTGCGCGACTACTACGTCAGCGGTCTGGCCTCGGCGGAAAGCGAAGGATCGGAGAATATCCTCCGCGGCGTCGCCACCCTCACCGTGCGCGTCTACAACCTCCACGGCCTGACGGTCAGATATACGGTCTCGCGACGGGATGCGCAGTATGAGAGCCTCCCCGACACCACCCAGACCGTGGCGGCCGTCAGCCTCGGTTACACCTTTCTCGGACAAACCCGCTTCGGCGCCGTCGACTGGCGCCCCAGAAGCGAGGGGGGTCCTTAA
- a CDS encoding transposase → MSNWYIPTMPRLARLDIAGLLQHVIVRGIERRDIFIDDIDRQNFVDRVATLLPETGVRCYAWAILSNHFHMLLMPTATPLASFMRRLLTGYAVSFNRRHKRCGHLFQNRYKSIVCEEEPYLLELIRYIHLNPLRAGMVASLEELDHYRWSGHAVLMDNRSFSGQETNSILSRGTLLVIFLFSGDAACYFSIDSFCPTGTFPPCHV, encoded by the coding sequence TTGTCCAACTGGTACATTCCCACCATGCCACGTTTAGCCAGACTTGACATTGCCGGACTTCTCCAGCACGTAATCGTTCGCGGAATTGAGCGTCGCGATATCTTTATTGACGATATCGATCGGCAGAATTTTGTGGATCGTGTCGCCACTTTGCTCCCCGAAACTGGCGTTCGTTGTTACGCTTGGGCTATTTTATCCAATCATTTTCACATGTTGTTGATGCCGACTGCGACACCGCTTGCCTCTTTCATGCGCCGGCTTCTGACCGGATATGCGGTCTCCTTCAATCGGCGCCACAAACGCTGCGGGCACCTTTTCCAGAACCGCTATAAGTCCATTGTCTGCGAAGAGGAGCCTTATCTGCTGGAACTGATCAGATACATTCACCTCAATCCACTGCGGGCAGGGATGGTGGCGAGTCTTGAAGAGTTGGATCATTACCGTTGGTCCGGTCACGCGGTCCTGATGGATAACCGCAGTTTTTCCGGGCAGGAAACCAACTCGATTCTGTCTCGGGGGACGCTGCTTGTTATTTTTCTATTCTCGGGGGACGCTGCTTGTTATTTTTCTATTGATTCATTTTGTCCAACTGGTACATTCCCACCATGCCACGTTTAG
- a CDS encoding UbiA family prenyltransferase: protein MPFLPLLRPRLSLAVAFSAVAGYALAPAPLRMPVLAVVALGVLLLAGGASALNQVQERRVDALMERTRLRPVASGRLAPGRALALALTLQGCGLTLLGCGLTLLGGVSGNPALLAAAALLLYHGIYTPLKPVTPWALLPGALCGALPLLIGWTAAGEAPGDFRILLPAGLLVLWQIPHLWLIARRYPGDRQKAGFPEPLPGAAAPRLTTLWALALAAAALLLPLFAVITTPAALGVLGLATVCAVAPRDFLFQLSMPLFLGALLLGGAGL, encoded by the coding sequence ATGCCGTTTCTTCCCCTGCTGCGCCCCCGTCTGAGCCTTGCCGTCGCTTTTTCGGCCGTCGCCGGTTACGCCCTGGCTCCTGCGCCCCTCCGGATGCCGGTCCTCGCCGTCGTCGCCCTCGGTGTCCTCCTTCTGGCCGGCGGCGCCTCGGCCCTCAACCAGGTGCAGGAGCGGCGGGTCGACGCCCTCATGGAGCGCACCCGCTTGCGCCCCGTCGCCAGCGGCCGCCTCGCTCCGGGGCGCGCCCTCGCCCTGGCCCTGACCCTGCAGGGCTGCGGCCTGACCCTGCTGGGCTGCGGCCTGACCCTGCTGGGCGGAGTCTCCGGCAACCCCGCCCTCCTGGCCGCCGCCGCCCTTCTCCTCTATCACGGCATCTACACCCCCCTGAAGCCGGTGACCCCCTGGGCCCTCCTCCCCGGGGCCCTCTGCGGGGCGCTGCCGCTCCTCATCGGCTGGACCGCCGCCGGAGAAGCGCCGGGAGACTTCCGGATTCTCCTCCCCGCCGGCCTCCTGGTCCTCTGGCAGATCCCCCACCTCTGGCTCATCGCTCGTCGCTACCCCGGGGATCGGCAAAAAGCCGGGTTCCCCGAGCCTCTCCCCGGCGCCGCGGCGCCGCGCCTCACCACCCTCTGGGCCCTGGCCCTGGCCGCCGCCGCCCTCCTTCTGCCGCTCTTTGCCGTGATCACCACCCCTGCGGCCCTCGGGGTGCTGGGCCTGGCCACCGTTTGCGCCGTCGCCCCGCGGGACTTCCTTTTCCAGCTCTCCATGCCGTTGTTTCTCGGCGCCCTCCTCCTCGGCGGCGCCGGGCTCTGA
- a CDS encoding integron integrase, with protein MTECQPQHVTAFLTNLRDNPSLKDWQYSQARSALWHLFHDLLKISWATNKQPVRQTGTPEPHRGAPAKLSESHQTTLKHLRSTLIGRQYAKRTVATYVDWATRFLAFFPHRNIAELDALSVKAYLTYLAETHNVAVNTQKQALNALVFLFQEAFERPLGDFSDFSRARKPIKVPVVLSRGEVSALLGALNPPFLLMSNLLYGSGLRLMEVARLRIKDVDFALGQILVRDGKGRKDRVALLPEACREPLHQQIAEARRIHSGDLDRGYGKVWLPTALAKKYPGAATDWRWQYVFPASRISVDPESGEIRRHHFDESALQRAIREAACNAKLTKRVTPHTLRHSFATHLLEGGYDIRTVQELLGHSDVSTTMIYTHVLNKPGIGVRSPLDRQA; from the coding sequence ATCACCGAATGTCAGCCACAGCATGTCACCGCCTTTTTGACCAACCTGCGCGACAACCCCTCCCTCAAGGATTGGCAGTACAGCCAGGCTCGCTCTGCTTTGTGGCACCTCTTCCACGACCTTTTGAAAATATCATGGGCCACGAACAAACAGCCAGTCCGGCAGACTGGCACCCCTGAACCACACCGTGGGGCACCGGCAAAGCTGTCTGAATCCCATCAAACCACGCTTAAACATCTGCGAAGCACCTTGATCGGGCGCCAGTATGCCAAACGGACCGTTGCCACCTACGTCGACTGGGCCACGCGTTTTCTGGCTTTTTTCCCGCACCGCAACATCGCAGAACTGGACGCGCTTTCCGTTAAAGCCTATTTGACCTACCTGGCCGAGACGCACAATGTCGCGGTCAACACCCAGAAGCAGGCGCTCAACGCCCTGGTCTTTCTCTTTCAGGAAGCATTCGAACGGCCGCTGGGGGATTTTTCCGATTTTTCCCGGGCCAGAAAACCGATCAAGGTTCCGGTGGTTCTGAGTCGCGGAGAGGTCAGTGCCTTGCTTGGCGCGTTGAACCCGCCCTTTTTACTGATGTCTAACCTGCTTTACGGCTCAGGGCTGCGCCTGATGGAGGTTGCCCGGCTGCGCATCAAGGACGTCGATTTCGCTCTCGGCCAGATTCTGGTTCGCGATGGCAAAGGGCGCAAGGATCGTGTCGCCTTGCTCCCCGAGGCCTGCCGCGAGCCGCTCCACCAGCAAATAGCCGAAGCCCGACGGATTCATTCCGGAGACCTTGACCGGGGCTACGGCAAAGTCTGGCTGCCGACAGCCCTGGCCAAGAAATACCCCGGTGCGGCAACGGACTGGCGCTGGCAGTATGTGTTCCCGGCATCACGAATAAGCGTCGACCCGGAATCGGGTGAAATCCGCCGGCATCACTTTGATGAATCGGCCCTCCAGCGTGCGATCAGGGAAGCCGCATGCAACGCGAAGTTGACCAAGCGCGTCACCCCCCACACCCTGCGCCACTCCTTCGCCACCCACCTCCTCGAAGGGGGGTACGACATCCGCACGGTGCAGGAGCTCCTCGGCCACTCGGACGTTTCGACGACGATGATCTACACCCATGTTCTCAACAAGCCGGGGATCGGCGTGCGCAGTCCCCTGGACCGGCAGGCTTGA
- a CDS encoding IS91 family transposase — protein MSRINEIFRTFAPEYLRRFGDSMPAEHRKVIDAIINCRTEVNGSVVYHCQDCNQLHLVHRGCGNRHCPGCQNHKSRQWLDKQLRRQLPGHHFMLTFTVPQELRGFLRSHQRIGYAALFAASSEAIKALCTDPRFTGGDTPGFFGVLHTWGRQLQYHPHIHYVVPGGMLASQSGQWHPSAVNFYLPVQALSKIVRAKFRDRMAKAELLSEIPAEVWATDWNVNSQAVGSAEASIKYLTPYVFRVAISNSRIVKVEDGKVFLHYRKTGSNRLRTLALDALEFLRRFLQHVLPTGFMKVRYYGFLSPGSKVPLEEVRARIEMAFGFELTTPEVEPEPPPQIVCRHCGHELVYRYSILPHRRRLAAEVPSG, from the coding sequence ATGAGCCGCATCAATGAGATCTTCCGCACCTTTGCTCCCGAGTATCTGCGCCGCTTCGGCGACTCCATGCCCGCCGAACACAGAAAGGTAATCGACGCCATCATCAACTGCCGCACAGAGGTCAACGGTTCGGTGGTCTACCACTGCCAGGACTGCAATCAGCTTCACCTGGTGCATCGCGGCTGCGGCAACCGCCATTGCCCGGGATGCCAGAATCACAAGAGCCGCCAGTGGTTGGACAAGCAACTGCGGCGACAGTTGCCGGGGCACCACTTCATGCTGACCTTCACCGTGCCGCAGGAGCTCCGAGGGTTTCTCCGCAGCCACCAGCGCATCGGCTACGCGGCACTGTTCGCGGCGTCTTCGGAAGCGATCAAGGCGCTTTGCACCGATCCTCGCTTTACCGGCGGCGACACTCCGGGCTTCTTCGGCGTGCTGCACACCTGGGGACGCCAGTTGCAGTACCATCCGCATATCCACTATGTGGTCCCGGGAGGGATGCTGGCGAGTCAAAGCGGCCAGTGGCATCCCTCGGCAGTCAATTTCTACCTGCCGGTTCAGGCATTGTCAAAGATCGTCCGGGCCAAGTTCCGTGACCGGATGGCCAAGGCGGAGCTGCTGTCCGAAATCCCGGCCGAGGTCTGGGCCACCGACTGGAACGTCAACTCCCAGGCCGTCGGGAGTGCCGAGGCCTCCATCAAGTACCTCACCCCCTACGTCTTTCGGGTGGCGATCTCCAACAGCCGCATCGTCAAGGTCGAGGATGGCAAAGTCTTCCTCCACTACAGAAAGACTGGCAGCAATCGCCTGCGCACCCTGGCGCTCGACGCCCTGGAGTTCCTCCGGCGTTTCCTCCAGCACGTGCTCCCCACAGGTTTCATGAAGGTGCGTTACTACGGTTTCCTCAGCCCCGGCTCCAAGGTGCCTCTGGAGGAGGTGCGTGCAAGAATCGAGATGGCCTTCGGCTTCGAGCTCACCACCCCGGAGGTGGAGCCGGAGCCACCGCCGCAGATCGTCTGCCGGCACTGCGGGCACGAACTCGTCTACCGCTACTCGATCCTGCCCCACAGACGCCGACTTGCCGCAGAGGTGCCATCGGGATAA
- the istB gene encoding IS21-like element helper ATPase IstB, whose amino-acid sequence MTDLSDGLKQLKLQRLSDQIDGYLQDAAKQQWGYDEFLRQLIDAELASKQDKRTEMGTRMARFPFVKTLESFEFAYQPSIDAKRIKELSCCRWVANGENILLLGPPGVGKTHLAVGLGIEAIRRGYRTLFIGAQALIASLARAHNENRLEDKLKQYCQPKLLIIDEIGYIPIDRLGANLFFQLISRRYEKGAMIMTSNQPYSNWGEIFGDQVIASAILDRVLHHAISISIKGESYRLKEKLKAGLLSKQAARE is encoded by the coding sequence ATAACAGACCTCTCCGATGGCTTAAAACAACTGAAGCTGCAGCGTCTCTCCGATCAGATTGATGGTTATCTGCAGGATGCCGCCAAGCAGCAGTGGGGCTATGACGAGTTCCTGCGGCAACTGATCGATGCGGAATTGGCATCCAAGCAGGATAAACGCACCGAGATGGGCACGCGCATGGCGCGTTTTCCCTTCGTCAAGACACTGGAATCCTTCGAATTCGCCTATCAACCGTCCATCGACGCCAAGCGCATCAAGGAACTGTCCTGCTGCCGCTGGGTGGCCAACGGCGAGAACATCCTGCTGCTGGGGCCACCCGGGGTAGGTAAAACCCATTTGGCCGTTGGCTTGGGGATTGAGGCTATTCGCCGCGGTTACCGAACGCTCTTTATCGGAGCCCAGGCTCTGATCGCCAGTCTTGCCCGTGCACACAATGAAAACCGGCTGGAGGACAAACTCAAGCAATACTGCCAGCCCAAACTGCTGATCATCGACGAGATCGGCTACATCCCTATTGATCGGCTGGGCGCCAATCTCTTCTTCCAGCTCATATCCCGCCGCTATGAGAAGGGGGCCATGATCATGACCTCAAACCAGCCCTACTCGAATTGGGGCGAAATCTTCGGCGATCAGGTCATCGCCAGCGCCATTCTAGACCGGGTGCTTCATCATGCCATTTCGATCAGCATCAAAGGTGAGAGCTACCGGCTAAAAGAGAAACTCAAAGCCGGCCTCCTGTCCAAACAGGCGGCAAGAGAATAA